The following proteins are co-located in the Fusobacteria bacterium ZRK30 genome:
- the clpP gene encoding ATP-dependent Clp endopeptidase proteolytic subunit ClpP, which yields MYNPTVIENNGKGERAYDIYSRLLKDRIIFLGTEINDLVANSIVAQLLFLEADAPEKDIIMYINSPGGVITSGMAIYDTMKYIKPDVQTVCIGQAASMGALLLTAGAKGKRFALPNARVMIHQPLGGAQGQATDIQIQAKEIQRMKELTSKIISETTGKSIEEVKRDTERDNFMTAEEAMEYGLIDRVFAEGER from the coding sequence ATGTATAATCCAACAGTTATTGAAAATAACGGAAAAGGTGAAAGAGCCTACGACATATATTCGAGATTATTAAAGGATAGAATAATCTTTTTAGGAACAGAGATAAACGATCTAGTAGCTAACTCAATAGTAGCACAATTATTATTTTTAGAGGCAGATGCCCCAGAAAAAGATATAATTATGTACATTAACAGCCCGGGAGGAGTTATTACCTCAGGAATGGCAATATACGATACTATGAAGTATATCAAACCAGATGTACAGACTGTGTGTATAGGTCAGGCTGCGTCTATGGGAGCACTACTATTAACAGCAGGAGCAAAGGGTAAAAGATTTGCTCTGCCAAATGCCAGAGTAATGATCCATCAGCCATTAGGAGGAGCTCAAGGTCAGGCTACTGATATCCAAATTCAAGCTAAAGAGATCCAAAGAATGAAAGAATTAACTTCTAAAATAATATCTGAAACGACAGGGAAAAGTATAGAAGAAGTAAAGAGGGATACTGAAAGAGATAATTTTATGACAGCTGAAGAAGCTATGGAATATGGATTAATTGACAGAGTATTCGCAGAAGGGGAGAGATAG
- a CDS encoding nitroreductase family protein → MNTVLENIKKRRSIRKYKDMQIEQEKIEAIIEAGLYAPSGHNAQPWHFTVLQNKEIIDQISVGTKEALKDCETPLFRRMARNESFHILYDAPTVIVVAGKKEGAYSMKADLGAATQNMLLAAESLGVSTCWIGLVVEYFKGEEKEKRNEEMGIPEGYEVQYAVTLGYSSLEGTPKPHARKENTVNYIK, encoded by the coding sequence ATGAACACAGTATTAGAAAACATAAAAAAACGTAGGTCTATTAGAAAATATAAGGATATGCAGATAGAGCAAGAAAAAATTGAAGCTATTATCGAAGCGGGACTTTATGCTCCTAGTGGTCATAATGCTCAACCATGGCATTTTACTGTATTGCAAAATAAAGAGATAATAGATCAAATAAGTGTAGGAACAAAGGAAGCATTAAAAGATTGTGAAACACCGTTATTCAGAAGGATGGCAAGAAACGAAAGTTTTCATATCCTATATGATGCACCTACAGTAATAGTTGTAGCTGGTAAAAAAGAGGGAGCTTATTCTATGAAGGCAGACTTAGGCGCTGCTACACAAAATATGCTTTTAGCTGCTGAATCATTGGGAGTTTCGACTTGCTGGATAGGATTGGTAGTTGAATATTTCAAAGGTGAAGAGAAAGAGAAAAGAAATGAAGAAATGGGAATTCCTGAGGGATATGAAGTTCAATATGCTGTAACTTTAGGTTATTCATCACTAGAGGGAACTCCAAAGCCCCACGCAAGAAAAGAAAATACAGTAAATTATATTAAATAA
- the rbfA gene encoding 30S ribosome-binding factor RbfA has translation MRKQRLLGIEKQMTRIISTALFMEVKNPKIQGMVSVTKIEVTQDLRYADAYFSVLSVGDNKVDELMVLEGLNEIRKYLRKRVSEETNLRYVPEIRVFLDDTVARAIKISNLIDKVNN, from the coding sequence ATGAGAAAACAAAGATTATTAGGCATTGAAAAACAAATGACAAGAATAATATCGACAGCTTTATTTATGGAAGTAAAAAATCCAAAAATTCAAGGTATGGTATCTGTAACTAAGATAGAAGTTACTCAAGACCTAAGGTATGCAGATGCATACTTTAGTGTTTTATCTGTTGGAGATAATAAAGTAGATGAACTTATGGTTTTAGAAGGATTAAATGAGATCAGAAAATACTTAAGAAAAAGAGTATCTGAAGAAACTAACCTTAGATATGTGCCAGAGATCAGAGTATTTTTAGATGATACAGTGGCTAGAGCGATAAAAATATCTAACTTAATTGATAAAGTTAACAATTAG
- the infB gene encoding translation initiation factor IF-2: MRVHEIAKKYEKTSKEFLEILNELGIEGKKSVSGLNEDEVAKVEAHFNSEQETTETVEKKGKKKKKKTTKVKEKKEKVVKEKKEKKKKGKRNEFTMNKAEEVEDEVIEEDGVKLIKVRGEITLGNFAEKLGVNASELIKKLFLKGQMLTINSVIDMELAEELADDYDAMVEQEEIEEMAFGDKFNLEIGDKESDLVERAPIITIMGHVDHGKTSLLDAIREANVADGEAGGITQKIGAYQIVKDGKKISFVDTPGHEAFTEMRARGAQVTDIAILVVAADDGVMPQTVEAVAHAKSADVPIIIAVNKIDKEGADPSRVKNELMEHGLVPVEWGGDVEFIEISAKFKQNLEGILDTILITAEMLELKGNPKKRAKGVVMESRLDPKVGPIADILVQEGTLKVGDIIVAGESYGKVRALLNDKGEKVEDASLSQPAEVIGFNTVPEAGDVMYVVQNEQHARRIVEEVEKDRKLNDQNKKKHISLEVLSQHMDEINLKELNLIIRADSKGSVQALKESLNKLSTSEVAVNIIQATSGAISENDIRLAEASNAIILGFNVRPTTKAMRDAEKAGVEIRTSSIIYQIVEDIEQALSGMLDPEYKEVYLGRIEIKKVFKVSKIGNIAGCYVEDGKIYADSKIRILRNGVMVYDGELASLKRYQDDAKEVIVGQECGLNIKNFNDIKEGDIVEAYKIDEIQRTLKDVK, from the coding sequence ATGAGAGTACATGAAATAGCAAAAAAATATGAAAAAACAAGCAAAGAATTCTTAGAGATATTAAACGAATTAGGTATAGAGGGTAAAAAAAGTGTTTCTGGATTAAATGAAGACGAGGTGGCTAAAGTAGAAGCTCACTTCAATTCAGAACAGGAAACTACAGAAACAGTAGAAAAAAAAGGTAAGAAGAAAAAAAAGAAAACAACTAAAGTAAAAGAAAAGAAAGAGAAAGTAGTAAAAGAAAAAAAAGAAAAAAAGAAAAAAGGTAAAAGAAACGAATTTACTATGAATAAAGCAGAAGAAGTAGAAGATGAAGTTATCGAAGAAGATGGAGTAAAATTAATAAAGGTAAGAGGTGAAATCACATTAGGTAATTTCGCTGAAAAATTAGGGGTTAATGCTTCTGAACTTATCAAAAAGTTATTCTTAAAGGGACAAATGTTAACTATCAACAGTGTTATAGACATGGAATTAGCTGAAGAGTTAGCTGATGATTATGATGCTATGGTAGAACAGGAAGAGATAGAAGAGATGGCATTTGGAGATAAATTTAACCTAGAGATAGGAGATAAAGAATCTGATCTTGTAGAAAGAGCTCCAATCATCACTATCATGGGACATGTTGACCATGGAAAGACTTCATTACTAGATGCTATCAGAGAAGCTAATGTAGCAGATGGAGAAGCTGGTGGAATCACTCAAAAAATCGGTGCTTACCAAATAGTAAAAGACGGTAAAAAAATATCTTTCGTAGATACTCCAGGACATGAGGCGTTTACAGAGATGAGAGCAAGAGGAGCACAAGTTACTGATATAGCTATCTTAGTAGTAGCAGCAGATGATGGTGTAATGCCTCAGACTGTAGAAGCTGTAGCCCATGCAAAATCAGCTGACGTGCCTATTATAATTGCAGTAAACAAGATCGACAAAGAGGGAGCAGATCCATCTAGAGTTAAAAATGAATTAATGGAACATGGATTAGTACCAGTTGAGTGGGGTGGAGATGTAGAATTCATCGAAATTTCTGCTAAATTCAAACAAAACTTAGAAGGAATCTTAGATACTATTTTAATCACAGCAGAGATGTTAGAATTAAAAGGTAATCCAAAGAAAAGAGCAAAAGGTGTAGTTATGGAATCTAGATTAGATCCAAAAGTAGGACCAATTGCCGATATCTTAGTACAAGAGGGAACTCTTAAAGTTGGAGATATAATCGTAGCGGGAGAATCTTATGGAAAAGTAAGAGCGTTACTTAATGATAAAGGTGAAAAAGTAGAAGATGCTTCACTTTCTCAACCAGCTGAAGTTATAGGATTCAATACAGTTCCAGAAGCTGGAGATGTAATGTATGTAGTTCAAAATGAACAGCATGCTAGAAGAATCGTAGAAGAGGTAGAAAAAGACAGAAAATTAAACGATCAAAACAAGAAAAAACATATCTCTTTAGAAGTTTTATCTCAACATATGGATGAGATAAACTTAAAAGAATTAAACCTTATCATAAGAGCTGATTCAAAAGGTTCTGTACAAGCTCTTAAGGAATCATTAAATAAATTATCTACATCAGAAGTAGCGGTAAATATCATCCAGGCTACATCTGGAGCAATATCTGAAAATGATATCAGACTTGCAGAAGCATCAAATGCAATCATCCTTGGATTTAACGTAAGACCAACTACAAAAGCCATGAGAGATGCAGAAAAAGCTGGTGTAGAGATCAGAACTTCTAGTATCATCTATCAAATTGTAGAAGATATCGAGCAAGCTTTATCAGGAATGTTAGACCCTGAATATAAAGAAGTTTACTTAGGAAGAATCGAGATCAAAAAAGTATTTAAAGTATCTAAAATTGGAAACATAGCTGGTTGTTATGTAGAAGATGGAAAGATCTATGCTGATTCAAAGATCAGAATTCTTAGAAATGGTGTAATGGTATATGACGGAGAATTAGCTTCATTAAAGAGATATCAAGATGATGCTAAAGAAGTTATCGTAGGACAAGAATGTGGATTAAATATCAAGAACTTTAATGACATTAAAGAGGGAGATATTGTAGAAGCATACAAGATTGACGAAATCCAAAGAACACTAAAAGATGTGAAATAA
- the tig gene encoding trigger factor, whose product MNYEVKKLDNSVVEITLKVEGAEVSTAKKDAVKKIAKDAEIPGFRKGHAPASAIESHYEGVIKEEITDAILKAHYEAILKDGQINPVDYIKTTKVDLDGEKFAVTFMVDVFPEIKLGEYKGLEATKEAFEMNDEIVNKEIEMMVSAKANLEDAAEGHKAEMGDTVDLAFEGFVDGVAFEGGKSESHMLKLGTKSFIDTFEEQLVGYEKDQEGEIVVTFPTEYNAEHLAGKEATFKVKINAIKVTATPELNEEFAKEAGFESVEDLKAKKTEEIQKREEARVEGEYRQTLLNQILANTEMTLPLSMVAREIKGRISEMENQLKSQGMNLEMYLQMSGSTMEQLTEQVRPMAIEKIKLDLILDEIAKIEKIELTDEELETKLVEVASMYKMDAEKLKEELTKANNLENFTTNLRVDATMQKTVEFIQAQAK is encoded by the coding sequence ATGAATTATGAAGTAAAAAAATTAGATAACTCAGTAGTTGAAATCACATTAAAGGTAGAAGGTGCAGAAGTATCTACTGCTAAGAAAGACGCTGTAAAAAAAATAGCTAAGGATGCTGAAATTCCAGGATTCAGAAAGGGACATGCACCTGCATCAGCTATCGAATCTCATTATGAAGGAGTAATCAAAGAAGAGATTACTGACGCTATCTTAAAAGCTCACTATGAAGCTATCTTAAAGGACGGGCAAATCAATCCTGTAGATTACATAAAGACAACTAAAGTAGACTTAGATGGAGAAAAATTTGCTGTTACATTTATGGTAGATGTATTCCCTGAGATCAAATTAGGAGAATACAAAGGTTTAGAAGCTACAAAAGAAGCATTCGAAATGAATGACGAAATTGTAAACAAAGAGATCGAAATGATGGTATCAGCTAAGGCTAACTTAGAAGATGCTGCTGAAGGTCACAAAGCTGAAATGGGAGACACTGTAGATCTTGCATTTGAAGGATTTGTTGATGGTGTAGCTTTCGAAGGTGGAAAATCTGAATCACACATGTTAAAATTAGGAACTAAATCTTTCATAGATACATTTGAAGAGCAATTAGTAGGATATGAAAAAGATCAAGAGGGAGAAATAGTAGTAACTTTCCCAACTGAGTACAATGCAGAACATTTAGCTGGAAAGGAAGCGACTTTCAAAGTTAAAATAAACGCAATAAAAGTAACTGCTACACCTGAATTAAATGAAGAATTCGCAAAGGAAGCAGGATTTGAATCTGTAGAAGATTTAAAAGCTAAGAAAACTGAAGAGATTCAAAAGAGAGAAGAAGCTAGAGTAGAGGGAGAATACAGACAAACTTTATTAAACCAAATTTTAGCTAACACTGAAATGACTTTACCTTTATCTATGGTAGCTAGAGAGATCAAAGGAAGAATTTCTGAGATGGAAAACCAATTAAAATCTCAAGGAATGAACTTAGAGATGTACTTACAAATGTCAGGATCTACAATGGAGCAATTAACTGAGCAAGTTAGACCTATGGCAATTGAAAAGATCAAATTAGACCTTATCTTAGATGAGATCGCAAAGATTGAAAAGATTGAATTAACTGATGAAGAGTTAGAAACTAAATTAGTTGAAGTTGCTTCTATGTACAAGATGGATGCAGAGAAGTTAAAGGAAGAGTTAACTAAGGCAAACAACTTAGAGAACTTCACAACTAACTTAAGAGTAGATGCTACTATGCAAAAAACTGTTGAGTTCATTCAAGCACAAGCTAAATAA
- the lon gene encoding endopeptidase La produces MTKITFIPTRDLVVFPGAIMPLYIGREKSVNTLEKSLAEDSKLILCMQKDFLVEEPNYTDDIHKIGVEATILQTVKMPNNTVKVLVEASHRIILGDIEETDGVIYAESTAVETEELSENVGEAIVRRVLKSFERYAKLSGKILPDLLVSIKSMKDTDKKFDLISGNLNITSEEKQKLLEIFNLEERGYKLIEILKKELEILNLEKKIENKVKEKMNSAQRSYFLKEKLSAIKEELGEDQSDDDDILELKKLIKSKKLPKEVKKKVEKEVSKLSKMPAFSAEASVVRNYVETVLDLPWSKKTKDILDIKKAHDKLEEDHYGLKEIKERILEYLAVKKLNPNMKGTILCLVGPPGVGKTSLAKSVADAMGRNFSRISLGGVRDESEIRGHRRTYIGSMPGKLIKAMKQAKTKNPLILLDEIDKMSSDAKGDPSSAMLEVLDPEQNKNFEDHYLDLPFDLSSVFFIATANDLRGIPGPLRDRMEIINLNSYTEFEKMHIAKKYLLDEAKADNGLSEIDVKVSDEALLRIINEYTREAGVRNLKREIHSLYRKLAKLVLEKNRKKIAVTVKNLETYLGKVKYRPDKIKEKEPKLGVVTGLAWTSVGGTTLEVQSVSMKGKGKILLTGKLGDVMKESAHVAYSYVRSVAGDLEIDEKFNENTDVHLHFPEGAVPKDGPSAGVTITTALISVLTKRKIRQDIAMTGEITITGEVLPVGGIKEKVIGAHRIGIHEVILPLDNESDVDELPREVKKDMTIHFAKTYEDVKKIAFER; encoded by the coding sequence ATGACAAAGATTACATTTATACCTACTAGAGATCTAGTGGTTTTTCCGGGAGCTATAATGCCTCTTTATATAGGGAGAGAAAAAAGTGTTAATACATTGGAAAAATCACTGGCTGAGGACAGTAAACTAATCCTGTGTATGCAAAAAGACTTTTTAGTGGAAGAACCAAATTATACAGATGATATACATAAAATAGGGGTAGAAGCTACTATTTTACAGACAGTAAAGATGCCGAATAATACTGTAAAAGTGTTGGTAGAAGCTTCTCATAGAATTATTTTAGGTGATATAGAGGAAACCGATGGAGTAATCTATGCTGAATCTACAGCTGTTGAGACAGAGGAATTATCCGAAAATGTAGGAGAAGCTATAGTTAGAAGGGTATTAAAATCATTTGAAAGATATGCTAAATTAAGTGGTAAGATCCTACCGGATCTTTTAGTTAGCATAAAATCTATGAAAGATACAGACAAAAAATTCGACTTGATAAGTGGAAATTTAAATATTACATCTGAAGAAAAACAAAAACTTTTAGAGATATTTAATTTAGAGGAAAGAGGTTATAAACTAATAGAGATCTTAAAAAAAGAATTAGAGATCCTAAACTTAGAGAAAAAGATAGAAAATAAAGTGAAAGAAAAGATGAACTCAGCTCAAAGATCTTATTTCTTGAAGGAAAAATTAAGTGCTATAAAGGAAGAACTAGGAGAAGATCAGTCTGATGACGATGATATCTTAGAATTAAAAAAATTAATAAAGAGCAAAAAACTTCCAAAAGAAGTAAAGAAAAAAGTTGAAAAAGAGGTCTCTAAATTATCTAAGATGCCGGCATTCTCAGCGGAAGCCAGTGTAGTACGTAACTATGTAGAGACAGTATTAGACCTGCCTTGGAGCAAGAAAACAAAGGATATCTTAGATATAAAAAAAGCTCATGATAAGTTAGAGGAAGACCACTATGGGTTAAAGGAGATAAAAGAAAGGATCTTAGAATATTTGGCCGTTAAAAAATTAAATCCAAATATGAAGGGTACAATACTTTGCTTAGTAGGACCTCCAGGTGTAGGTAAAACTTCACTGGCTAAATCTGTGGCAGATGCCATGGGAAGAAATTTTTCAAGAATTTCTCTAGGTGGAGTAAGAGATGAATCAGAGATCAGAGGACATAGAAGAACTTATATTGGTTCTATGCCAGGTAAATTAATAAAAGCAATGAAACAGGCTAAAACTAAAAATCCGCTTATTTTATTGGATGAGATTGACAAGATGTCCAGCGATGCCAAGGGAGATCCTAGTTCTGCAATGTTAGAGGTACTTGACCCAGAACAAAACAAGAACTTTGAAGATCACTATCTGGATCTGCCATTTGATCTTTCCAGTGTATTTTTTATAGCTACAGCCAATGATTTGAGAGGTATCCCAGGACCACTTAGAGACAGGATGGAAATTATTAATTTAAATTCATATACTGAGTTTGAAAAGATGCACATAGCTAAAAAATATCTATTAGATGAAGCTAAGGCAGATAATGGGCTGTCTGAAATAGATGTAAAGGTATCTGATGAAGCACTCCTAAGAATAATAAACGAATATACCAGGGAAGCTGGCGTAAGAAATCTAAAGAGAGAAATTCACAGCCTGTATAGAAAATTGGCTAAGTTAGTCTTAGAAAAAAACAGGAAAAAAATAGCTGTAACAGTAAAAAATCTGGAAACATATCTTGGAAAGGTAAAATACAGACCTGATAAGATCAAGGAAAAAGAACCTAAATTAGGTGTAGTCACTGGGTTGGCATGGACAAGTGTAGGAGGAACTACATTGGAAGTACAGTCAGTATCTATGAAGGGTAAGGGTAAGATCTTATTAACTGGTAAATTAGGAGATGTAATGAAGGAATCGGCACATGTGGCTTATTCTTATGTAAGATCCGTTGCCGGTGATTTAGAAATAGATGAGAAATTCAATGAAAATACAGATGTACATCTTCACTTTCCAGAGGGAGCTGTACCAAAAGATGGTCCATCTGCAGGTGTGACTATTACAACAGCTTTAATCTCAGTATTGACAAAGAGAAAGATAAGACAGGATATAGCCATGACTGGAGAGATTACAATTACTGGAGAAGTATTACCAGTAGGAGGAATCAAGGAAAAGGTAATCGGAGCACATAGAATTGGAATTCACGAGGTAATATTACCATTAGACAATGAGTCTGATGTAGATGAACTACCTAGAGAAGTAAAGAAAGATATGACTATTCATTTTGCAAAAACTTATGAAGATGTCAAAAAAATAGCATTTGAAAGATAA
- the clpX gene encoding ATP-dependent Clp protease ATP-binding subunit ClpX, with amino-acid sequence MKREIQKCSFCGKSENEVAKLITGPDANICDECIEACGMLIEDMQIEMGESVEDNSFDDVTLMTPKEIKAKLDDYVIGQEAAKKVLAVSVYNHYKRIRHRGKTGDVELQKSNVLLIGPTGTGKTLLAETLAKTLHVPFAIADATTLTEAGYVGDDVENVLVRLLQAADYDVAAAERGIIYIDELDKVARKSENTSITRDVSGEGVQQALLKIVEGTEAQVPPQGGRKHPNQELVKINTKNILFIVGGAFEGLEKVIKSRSNKKVMGFGATVINEKNESEGEAFMRVLPEDLVRQGIIPELIGRFPVITTLANLDEEALMKILTEPKNALVKQYKTFFELENVELEFEEEALRKMAELALKRKIGARGLRALMESAMLDLMYEIPSNPAVEKVRITEESVMDNSKALIIEKTKKLK; translated from the coding sequence ATGAAAAGAGAAATACAAAAATGTTCATTTTGTGGAAAATCAGAAAATGAAGTAGCAAAATTAATAACTGGTCCAGATGCAAATATATGTGATGAGTGTATAGAAGCTTGTGGGATGCTTATAGAAGATATGCAGATAGAGATGGGAGAATCTGTAGAAGATAACAGTTTTGATGATGTTACTCTGATGACTCCTAAAGAGATAAAGGCAAAATTAGATGACTATGTAATAGGACAAGAAGCTGCAAAGAAAGTATTGGCAGTATCGGTATATAACCACTATAAAAGAATCAGACATAGAGGAAAAACTGGAGATGTAGAGTTACAAAAATCAAATGTTTTACTTATTGGTCCTACAGGAACAGGTAAGACACTTTTAGCTGAAACTTTAGCTAAAACTCTTCATGTACCATTTGCTATAGCAGATGCAACTACCCTTACAGAAGCAGGATATGTAGGAGATGACGTAGAGAATGTATTGGTAAGGTTATTACAGGCAGCTGACTATGATGTAGCAGCAGCAGAGAGAGGAATAATCTATATAGATGAGCTGGATAAGGTAGCCAGAAAATCAGAAAATACCTCTATAACTCGTGATGTATCAGGAGAAGGAGTACAACAGGCACTTCTTAAAATAGTAGAAGGGACTGAAGCACAAGTTCCTCCTCAAGGTGGGAGGAAGCATCCGAATCAAGAGTTGGTAAAGATAAATACAAAAAATATCCTATTTATTGTAGGAGGAGCTTTTGAAGGACTGGAGAAGGTAATCAAATCCAGATCCAATAAAAAAGTTATGGGATTCGGCGCTACTGTAATAAATGAAAAAAATGAATCTGAAGGAGAAGCTTTCATGAGAGTTTTACCAGAAGACCTAGTAAGACAAGGAATAATTCCTGAACTTATAGGTAGATTCCCGGTAATTACTACTTTAGCTAACTTAGATGAAGAAGCTTTGATGAAGATATTAACTGAACCTAAGAATGCATTGGTAAAACAATATAAAACGTTCTTTGAATTAGAAAATGTAGAGTTGGAATTTGAAGAAGAAGCCCTTAGAAAAATGGCAGAGTTAGCTCTAAAAAGAAAGATAGGAGCCAGAGGACTACGTGCACTTATGGAAAGTGCAATGTTAGATCTAATGTATGAGATCCCGTCTAACCCTGCTGTGGAAAAAGTAAGAATAACAGAGGAATCAGTGATGGATAATAGCAAAGCACTGATAATAGAAAAAACTAAAAAACTAAAATAA
- the recJ gene encoding single-stranded-DNA-specific exonuclease RecJ yields the protein MYWEYNTYDESQVKDKVEKHNLSTEVVKLLLSRGIDSDDDIQKFLNAGVEDLEDPFDFERMEEVVEKVIRARDSKSKVFIYGDYDVDGITASVYLTIVFNLIGIGTSYYIPNRMDEGYGLNRQAIDYVNERSGKVIITVDTGINSVEDFEYAKSLGIDVIITDHHKIIKDKKEKLLVINPKLSKNYRFKYLSGAGVAFKVACAVYKKLNIDPKDLYEHLDIVMIGTIADVMPLTDENRVIVKNGLIALKNTKIKGLRSLLRYLKLSPKDISTTDISFFISPLLNALGRIGKSRTGADFFLEGNDSELYSIIEDMKKSNNKRRILERKIFNEINDEVEKIEDKNNLKYLFLKSHDWHPGVIGVVASRLSVRYNIPVILISLQNNFGKASCRSVAGINIFNILNNMSDTLIRFGGHDLAAGFIVAKDKLETVEKAIAKGIGESTKKYKKDIIKIDYNYPLEMVDDNFIGELAKISPFGAANPYPLFVDRDLKFVRVKKFGVEDKHFKTFLEKNGKLYSAVGFNLAHKIDEDNYIDKIYEIAYYPEKICYNNNKIIQIKIKDIRSN from the coding sequence ATGTATTGGGAATATAATACATATGATGAGTCCCAGGTGAAAGACAAAGTTGAGAAGCATAATTTATCCACAGAAGTGGTAAAACTCCTGCTATCACGGGGGATTGATTCCGATGACGATATCCAGAAATTTTTAAATGCAGGTGTAGAAGATCTAGAAGATCCATTTGATTTTGAGAGGATGGAGGAGGTCGTAGAAAAGGTAATCAGGGCTAGAGATAGTAAAAGCAAGGTATTTATCTATGGCGATTATGATGTAGATGGTATAACAGCCTCTGTTTATCTGACTATTGTTTTTAATCTTATCGGGATAGGAACCTCGTATTATATTCCAAATCGTATGGATGAAGGGTATGGTCTGAATAGGCAGGCAATAGATTATGTCAATGAAAGAAGTGGAAAGGTAATCATAACGGTAGATACAGGAATTAATTCAGTAGAAGATTTTGAATATGCAAAATCTCTGGGTATCGATGTTATAATTACCGATCATCATAAAATAATAAAAGATAAAAAAGAAAAACTTTTAGTAATTAACCCTAAATTAAGTAAAAATTACAGATTTAAATATCTATCTGGTGCTGGAGTAGCTTTTAAAGTAGCTTGTGCTGTATATAAGAAATTAAATATCGATCCAAAAGATCTATATGAACATTTGGACATAGTGATGATAGGAACTATAGCAGACGTGATGCCTTTAACGGATGAAAACAGAGTTATAGTAAAAAATGGATTGATAGCTTTGAAAAACACTAAGATAAAGGGACTAAGGTCCCTTCTCAGATATTTGAAGTTATCACCTAAGGATATCAGCACAACAGATATCAGCTTTTTTATATCACCATTATTAAATGCTTTGGGAAGGATTGGAAAATCAAGAACAGGAGCAGACTTCTTTTTAGAAGGAAATGATAGTGAACTTTATTCAATTATAGAGGATATGAAAAAATCCAACAATAAAAGACGTATTTTAGAAAGAAAAATTTTTAATGAGATCAATGATGAAGTGGAGAAAATAGAGGATAAAAATAATTTGAAATATCTATTTTTAAAATCCCATGATTGGCACCCAGGTGTTATCGGGGTTGTAGCCAGCAGACTTTCTGTCAGGTATAATATTCCGGTTATCCTTATCTCGTTGCAAAATAATTTTGGGAAGGCATCTTGTAGAAGTGTAGCAGGAATAAATATATTTAATATATTAAATAATATGTCTGATACCTTGATCAGATTTGGAGGGCATGATTTGGCCGCTGGATTTATAGTGGCTAAAGATAAACTGGAAACAGTTGAAAAGGCTATTGCCAAAGGTATTGGAGAATCTACAAAAAAGTATAAAAAAGATATTATAAAGATAGATTATAACTATCCATTAGAAATGGTAGATGATAACTTTATAGGTGAACTTGCCAAGATATCACCTTTTGGAGCTGCTAATCCATATCCATTGTTTGTAGACAGAGACCTAAAATTTGTCAGGGTGAAAAAATTTGGAGTTGAAGACAAACATTTTAAAACTTTTTTAGAAAAAAATGGTAAACTTTACTCTGCTGTAGGATTTAACCTGGCTCATAAGATTGATGAAGATAATTATATAGATAAAATATATGAAATAGCATACTATCCAGAAAAAATTTGTTATAATAATAATAAAATTATTCAAATTAAGATAAAAGACATACGAAGCAATTAA
- the yihA gene encoding ribosome biogenesis GTP-binding protein YihA/YsxC: MEIKKSDFVKSAVFEADYPEPINNLEFAFVGRSNVGKSSLINSLTNRKKMARTSKTPGRTQLINYFIINDETYLVDLPGYGFAKVPKAVKQAWGNTMERYLASKRSKLVFVLLDIRRVPSGEDLDMLEWLDYYDVPYKIIFTKVDKMSNNEKFKQLKDIKKKIEFKNSDVLFYSALSHKGREELAEYLDEALEEYKNHVAPVIDQEDENIED; encoded by the coding sequence ATGGAAATAAAAAAATCTGATTTTGTAAAATCGGCAGTATTTGAAGCTGATTATCCAGAACCAATAAATAATTTAGAGTTTGCCTTTGTAGGTAGATCAAATGTAGGGAAATCATCTTTAATAAACAGTTTAACAAACAGAAAAAAAATGGCCAGAACTTCAAAGACACCAGGAAGAACTCAACTGATAAACTACTTCATCATAAATGATGAAACTTATCTAGTAGACCTTCCTGGATATGGATTTGCCAAAGTTCCAAAGGCTGTAAAGCAAGCTTGGGGAAATACTATGGAGAGATACCTGGCTTCTAAAAGAAGTAAATTAGTATTTGTATTACTAGATATTAGAAGAGTTCCAAGTGGAGAAGATCTTGATATGTTAGAATGGTTAGATTATTATGACGTACCATATAAGATTATCTTTACTAAGGTAGATAAGATGTCTAATAATGAAAAATTTAAGCAGTTAAAAGATATTAAAAAGAAGATAGAGTTTAAAAACAGTGATGTATTATTCTATTCTGCACTGTCTCATAAAGGGAGAGAGGAATTAGCTGAGTATTTAGATGAGGCTTTAGAAGAGTATAAAAATCATGTTGCTCCTGTAATCGATCAGGAAGATGAAAATATAGAAGATTAA